A segment of the Desulfitobacterium dehalogenans ATCC 51507 genome:
TTTGTGGTTCACCCTCGGCCATAAATGGCGGTTGAGCAGCGGGGGCAACGGCTCCCGTTAAAAGGTGATTGGTCAAGACCATTTTTATGGTTTGATAGATCATATCCCTGTTAAACTCGGTTGCCCGCTGCCCTGTTTTCTGCGGATCACTAAGTTGGCACCCTTGATTCCCGGCAGCAGCTGCAGCGCAGGCCAATTCCACACCCAATTCTTTAGCCAGATCTCTGGCTGAAGGAGTAACAATCGTTCCCCCTTCGACGTAGAAATTTTTTTGCCCCTTTTCTGCTGCTGACTTAATGTCGTCAGCACAAATGAGTTTCTTCAAAATCCCACCTCCTTTCCATCTTGCTGGGGCTAAAAGCCCATCCCTGAACTATTAGTAGAGGGACATCCACAATCTATCCGACGGGGAAGGAATAACTTCGATATCGACAAGCAGGCCTTTCTCCATGGCGACAGCCTTCCCTGCTTCGACACCCGCTTCGACAGCGGCTACATCCCCAGTAAACGTAAAGTAGGCTTTGCCGCCCAGCCCGCTTCCTAAGCGCAGCTCCAGAGCCTGGACATCGGCGGCCTTCAGTGCCGCATCGGCGGCTGTGATCATGGAGGCCATGGAAAAGGACTCCATAATTCCCAATGCCCCGGTCCCGTCCGGCATGGTGGTAGCCGTGATGGCCGGGAAAATTCCTTCATGGACATTGGGCAGCACAAAGCTGTCCACTAAATATTCCCCGGAAATAGCTATTCCTGTGCTGATCGAACTCTCGACGGCCGCCACATCTCCTTGAACGATGGCAATGTATTTGCCTGGGCAGACGGGGGTTGCACTGACCACATCAACGTAAGCTGTTTTGAGCATCTGATCCGTCGCATAGATTCCTCTGGCCACACTGGTAAGCTCAATCATACCTATTGCTCTATACATACTAACCCACCTTTATCACAATAGAATTGTCTTTAATCTCAGTAACGGTGCCGGCCAGGCTGGCATGGACCGGGGCTCCGAGACTGTTTTCCGGTATTTTGCCGATCATCTGCCCTGCTTCTACATGTTGACCCAGGTTGACGATGGGAAGGGATGGCGCCCCGATATGTTGGCGCAGCCCAATTTCTATCGTTGCGGGCTTAAACTCAATCCGGGCCATAGGTGCTGGTAGATCAAAAGGGGTTAACCCGATTTTAGCCACCAGGCGCTTACTTGGGATCAGACGATAGTTTCTCGCCGCTCGGGGTTGGAATTCCACTTGGGTGGGCTGGTAGCGAATCCCTTGTTCCGCCAGTTTTTGTTTATAAAAAATATTCACCGTTTTCGGATGGAGATTCGCCGGACAGGAGAAGAGCTCGCAGGCATTGCATTCACAGCATAACTGAGCAATCTGCAGTTCCTTCACATCCTTGAGATCATAGCTTAAAGCCCGCATAACCTTATGAGGCTGCATATCATGCCCCAAAAGATAGCGGGGGCATAGATCGGTACACATCCGACATTGTTCACAGGCTGTTTTGCTGATGACCCGTCCTTGGTTCAGATTGACTGATTTTTTGCGGATGAGAAAATGATCCTTTTTAAGCAATATAAAGCCCTTGCTTTTCTTAGTGACATAGCCGTCGATCCCGTCCATGAGGGAACCCATCATGGGACCTCCGTCGATCACCGCATAGTCATCCCCATTTTCCAGGCCGCATTGTCGGAGCAGATCCCGGATGGCCATGCCCACTGGTACCTTGACCGTTAAGCGGTGGGGAATATCACCGGCAAGGGTGATATAGGTTTCTGTAACCGGCTTTCCTGATAAAGCATGGAAAACATTTAAAGCCGTTTCCGAATTGATCACCACACAACCAACTTTGAGGGGGATGGAGGCTTCCGGAACAACTCTTTTGGTCAGCTCATAGACCAGAACCTGCTCATCTCCGGCCGGATAGACATCCCGCAATTCCATGACTTCCATATAATCTTCCAGCCCTAAAGCCGTGATTTTTTCACGCAGTATCCTGATAACCTCTTGATGCTTCCCTTTGATGCCGATCACGGCTTTACGAGCTTCTATATGACGTCCTGCCGCTTCCAGTCCTTTAATGATTTCTTCAGGAAACTGTTCCATCAATTGCTGATCCACCCGCAGCAGCGGTTCGCATTCAGCCCCATTCAGCAGGATATATTCTGCCTTGGCAGATAATTTGGCATGAGTCGGAAACCCGGCTCCTCCTGCGCCAATAACCCCGGCATCCTTAACCCTATTCAGCAGATCCAACTTCCCTCACCTCCAGCTTCTCAAAACGTACAGTCTTCATCGATGATTCCTACAATGACAGCATCAATGGGTATATCGTCCTGGCCCAGCATTCTGCGGGCAGAGCTGCCGGTACAGACGAGTACCCGTTCACCGATACCGGCACTGATGGTATCAGCGGCAATGATGAGACGGCCTTTATCTATGCCACCGAGGACCTCTACCAGCATGAATTTCAGTCCTCTGAGTGAATCTGCCTTGCGTGTTGCCCAGATATTATCGATTACTTTTGCCGCTATCATGGGTTCTCACCTACTTTGATTAGTTTCATTTTATATTGAATCTCTTTTATAGCAGCTTCCACTGAGGCCGTATCCCCAAAAATAGCGATCATAATCAAGTTTTGCGGACAATGACCTTTAATATCCTCTACAAAAACTCCGGCCGCTTTTTCAGCAATATCAGCAGCCACGACCATATCAATCATCCGTCCCTGAACCAAACCGACTGCATCATAGTTCTCCAGTGGAACACTTGGCGCCGAACCTTTGCGCCGGAAAAGGAGATCCACCGTCCCTTGAGAAGGAGATTTAATCATCCGATATTCCATAAATCAGGGTCACTCCTCTCTAAAGGATGTCCTGCGTACAGCTCAAGGCGATACCCAAGGGTGTCACAAACATGGGGTTCAGCGGTTTATAGGTGGGAATCCTTGTCTGCCTGGCGATGCTATCCTCGATTCCTTTCAGACAGCAGGTCCCGCCTACCAGGTAGATTGTTTCAACTTGATAATCCCGCAAATGGTGGTTAAGGATGGAAGAAACCTTTTCGATCACCGGCCCCACCACAGGCGTCAGCTCCCGATGATTTTGGGGATTCTGTTTATAGCGCTCCGCTTCATCAAAACTCATCTTATAAGCCCCTGCTATAACCAGCGAAAAGTGGGTGCCTCCGGTCGGTTCATCAGCCACATAAATGACCTCGCCGTCCTTTAGTATCGTAATCCCAGTGGTTCCTCCGCCAATATCGACGATGGCACCATCTTGGATTTTCAGTACGGCATTGGCTGCCGTAGGCTCATCCAAGAGGGTGGTAATTTCAAACCCCGCTCCCTGAACGACATGTTTGATCACACCTGAATCCAGGGTCATGGTTCCCGGCGGCAGGGCTGCTGCGGCATAGAGCAATTCCGTGCCCAGTTTTTCTTCCAGCTCCTGCTTTAATTCTTTGACGATGCGAATGGCACCTATATAGTCCACGACCATCCCATCTTTGACTACATTGGCAAAGCGATAGGCACCGGCCACCGGCTGATAATTCTCGTCAAGGACGGCCAGAACAATATAGGCGGTCCCCAGGTCAATCCCTGTGTAGTAGACGGAGGATTTGCTCACGATAGGATGATTGATAACTTTTTCAAACACCTGAACCAGTTGATCGCAGTATTGAAAAGCAGAATTTACGCTTTGCATGATTGCCCTCCCAGACACTTCCACATCATGACGCAGAGTATGTTCATGATCAGATTAATTTTCTCAATAAGATCCTCTCGTGAGCAAACTCTACCCTCCTCATGCCAATAGGCTTCAAGGATTGAAGATTCCAGTTCACGAAGAGTTGCCCGTAAGTGGTTTAAGGAAGCAATGGCTGCTCCATTTTCCGCCCGCACGTGAAACTCGTTGATATCAAAGTGCTTGCCCAGATAGGTTGAGCAGTTTTTGATCTCTGCTTCAGACCAATTCTGAAATTGCAGGTTAACCGGCAACCTCTGTTCCCATGCCGATTTTTTCACCTCGCCGAAACATCTTCCCAGCGCGAATACTTCTTCGGCCAGAACAGCATCACCACCGCTCAGAAGGTTCGCCCCCACCATCAGAAACAGAGATTCCAGACTCTCCATTCTGCGTCTTAATCTCAGAACGTTCCAGCTTTCCCGTTCCTGCTCCGGGCCCGACTTAACGTTGTTGGCACTCTTTCTTTTGCTGTCTTGGGCTTCTACCAGCTTGATTCCCCTATCGACAAGAAATTGGCGGGCTTCCGGTGTGATTTTCGTCCGGGGTTCCAGAACATAAGCCGTAAAGAGCTCAGCTTTATATAAATCGCGTAATTCTGTCTCGGTAATAAACCTCATGGTTTCACCCCCACTTCCTGAAATCTTCCTTAATTAATGTCCTGTTCAATTGGATGTGCCTAAGAGATGCTCCTTCAGCTCCCCTACCCCCGTGTTGTCTGTTAAAGAGATCCGGAAATAGGGTCCAGAAACCCCGATACTCTGCATTTGTTGGGTACACAATGGGGCATTCTCCGGTTCCAAGTCAATCTTAGTCATCACACCGATAACCGGACATGTAAAGGTTTTCGCAAAGCCGGGCGGATAGACCTCGACGGGCCTGGATGAGTCGATAAGAAGAAGCACATGGGATGCAGTTTGGGCTGTGGCAATGAGGTATTTATACATGGAAGGGTTTTCAATATATGAGCCGGGAGTGTCAATGGTATTCCTCCCATAAATGACATC
Coding sequences within it:
- a CDS encoding 4Fe-4S dicluster domain-containing protein, coding for MDLLNRVKDAGVIGAGGAGFPTHAKLSAKAEYILLNGAECEPLLRVDQQLMEQFPEEIIKGLEAAGRHIEARKAVIGIKGKHQEVIRILREKITALGLEDYMEVMELRDVYPAGDEQVLVYELTKRVVPEASIPLKVGCVVINSETALNVFHALSGKPVTETYITLAGDIPHRLTVKVPVGMAIRDLLRQCGLENGDDYAVIDGGPMMGSLMDGIDGYVTKKSKGFILLKKDHFLIRKKSVNLNQGRVISKTACEQCRMCTDLCPRYLLGHDMQPHKVMRALSYDLKDVKELQIAQLCCECNACELFSCPANLHPKTVNIFYKQKLAEQGIRYQPTQVEFQPRAARNYRLIPSKRLVAKIGLTPFDLPAPMARIEFKPATIEIGLRQHIGAPSLPIVNLGQHVEAGQMIGKIPENSLGAPVHASLAGTVTEIKDNSIVIKVG
- a CDS encoding EutN/CcmL family microcompartment protein, whose translation is MIAAKVIDNIWATRKADSLRGLKFMLVEVLGGIDKGRLIIAADTISAGIGERVLVCTGSSARRMLGQDDIPIDAVIVGIIDEDCTF
- a CDS encoding EutP/PduV family microcompartment system protein translates to MKKRIMIVGPTQAGKSSLANILNDTSRPLKKTQDVIYGRNTIDTPGSYIENPSMYKYLIATAQTASHVLLLIDSSRPVEVYPPGFAKTFTCPVIGVMTKIDLEPENAPLCTQQMQSIGVSGPYFRISLTDNTGVGELKEHLLGTSN
- a CDS encoding BMC domain-containing protein, coding for MEYRMIKSPSQGTVDLLFRRKGSAPSVPLENYDAVGLVQGRMIDMVVAADIAEKAAGVFVEDIKGHCPQNLIMIAIFGDTASVEAAIKEIQYKMKLIKVGENP
- the eutJ gene encoding ethanolamine utilization protein EutJ; translation: MQSVNSAFQYCDQLVQVFEKVINHPIVSKSSVYYTGIDLGTAYIVLAVLDENYQPVAGAYRFANVVKDGMVVDYIGAIRIVKELKQELEEKLGTELLYAAAALPPGTMTLDSGVIKHVVQGAGFEITTLLDEPTAANAVLKIQDGAIVDIGGGTTGITILKDGEVIYVADEPTGGTHFSLVIAGAYKMSFDEAERYKQNPQNHRELTPVVGPVIEKVSSILNHHLRDYQVETIYLVGGTCCLKGIEDSIARQTRIPTYKPLNPMFVTPLGIALSCTQDIL
- a CDS encoding BMC domain-containing protein, whose protein sequence is MYRAIGMIELTSVARGIYATDQMLKTAYVDVVSATPVCPGKYIAIVQGDVAAVESSISTGIAISGEYLVDSFVLPNVHEGIFPAITATTMPDGTGALGIMESFSMASMITAADAALKAADVQALELRLGSGLGGKAYFTFTGDVAAVEAGVEAGKAVAMEKGLLVDIEVIPSPSDRLWMSLY